DNA sequence from the Ruminococcus albus 7 = DSM 20455 genome:
CAGGCTCACGCACATACTGTATCACTTGCAGGAAAAGCAGCAGAGCATCAAAGGGCTTTTCTCCGGTGAGTGCGGCGAAGTGTTTCTGAGATACCTGAAAGAATATCTCTATCTGGTTTTTGATAAACATATCGTCGTAAATAAATGTATCCCCCATGACTATGCAATGGATATAGCTGTCGGCAGCTTTGCTGATACGATCCGCTGGTGGCTGAAAGGCCACAGCGACTATACTCCGGAGCAGATGACAGACTATTTATTTGACTGTATCAGTATACTATAAAAGCAAAACCGCTGCTGCATTTGACGCAACAGCGGTTTTTTAAGGCAACA
Encoded proteins:
- a CDS encoding TetR/AcrR family transcriptional regulator, which translates into the protein MDRRQRRTRSLIFKAFSALLERKSYSSMTVQDIIDEADIGRSTFYAHFETKDELLKALCTDIFEHVFSEEIMSEEHHDFSMHSTFKDRLTHILYHLQEKQQSIKGLFSGECGEVFLRYLKEYLYLVFDKHIVVNKCIPHDYAMDIAVGSFADTIRWWLKGHSDYTPEQMTDYLFDCISIL